Within Ovis aries strain OAR_USU_Benz2616 breed Rambouillet chromosome 3, ARS-UI_Ramb_v3.0, whole genome shotgun sequence, the genomic segment AGCCGGGGAaaggggcctgccaggctccttccctCTGGTCCTCAAGAAGCTGATGGAGAACCCCCCACGCGAGACGCGCCTCGGTGAGGGGAGGCGGCGgtgggtgaggtggggtgggggtccgCGCGCTTCTGGGGGCGGGGTTTCTGCAAGGGCGGGGCCTTGTGAGGGCGGGGCCGGTGAGGTCGGAGGTCCGGGTGAAGTGGTCCAGCCTGGGGGATGGGGCCAGGAAGGATTTGTGGACGGGAGGGCGAGGCGAAAGGGGGTCGGAAGGGGTCGCGGATGAGCTGAGAGAGGAGGAGTCACATGGGGGTTAGTGGGgaagggttggggagggaggcagtCGGGTGGGGTCGTGGGGAGGAGGTTCATTGGGGAGGGTCCGGAGCACGCGCGACGTGAAGGGGTTACCGAGGAGGTTGATGGGGGTCGCAGCAGCTACTTCAGTGACCCTCCAGGGCGCCTGCCCTGGGGACCcctgcatcagaatcacttgggatGCTTGTTTAAAATGCCCATTTCTGAGCCCCACCCTTCACCCTTCACTGGATCTGCGGCTTCATAGACAGGACTCTGCATTTTAAGGGGCACCACCCCACTTCCGTGATTCCTCAGTCCGCTAAAGTTTGAGATGCCCTGATATACCGTAGCGAACTGCTTTCGTTTATGGCCGTCCTCCTCCCCGCTGGGAGAAGGACCTGCCTTCTTCCCTGCGTGTGAGTATCCCCAGGTTCTGGGTCCTCACTGGAATTTCTTGGAAATGAGTTTAAGGGCTGCTGCCGAGGTGGAGGGGGGTGTCGGGAGAAGAGACGGGAGGTACCTTCTGAGGGGCAGATTGGGATGAAGGGAGAGGGATGAGGGTCAGAAAAAGGCCACTGAGGCCCTTTCCCTGGTTGTTTGGGACTGACCCTGGACTTGGAGGCCGCAGGGCTGGTCTTTGTCCTGTTTGCtgctctgtgtgctcagtcaagcCCCCACTCTTTggaaccacatggactgtagcccacgaggcttctctgtccatgggattttccaggcaagaatactggaatgggttgccatttcctcctccagagtatcttcccgacccagggatcgaactgggtctccagtgtctcctgcagtggcaggcagattcttaccactgggccacctgggaagcccttgtcttGTTTCCTAGGCCACAGAGGTCCCTGGGGCTTTTGTGgaaagcaagtttggccttgttTTTGGTCTGAGAGCATGGGGTTCAGGGAGCAGCAGGAATAGCACCTATAGTGGAGGTTCGTATGCACTGAGGTATGCTTTCAATCTTCTGAGATTTGAATTTCCGAGAACCATTGGTGTCGTTCAGGGATTTGGGAAGGAATGGGCCTTCTGTGAATTACCGGTCTTGgggaattcattttctttttaaaaatgccatttctcttcctttcttgggTGTGTTCTGAGACTCCCATCCCTATGGCTATCACGGTCGGGTTATAAATAGCTTCAGCACATTAGGTGAGGCCAGGCTCTCTCCTTCTGCTTCAGGACCTCATATGCACAGacccttctgtttatttttaaggcaATGCTTTGTTCCAAATCTGGGGCTGAGGCAAGCTGCCCCAGGACAGGTGTGCAAATCTGTCAGGTTCTGTCAGATTACCGAATAATAACCATCCATAATAACTACATTTGCAGAATTCTTCCAGGGCCCCTTGACGTAATCTTATTTAGTCTTCTGCAGCCGTCATATATGGTATTaccccatttctcagatgaagaaagcagaggctcagagcaGTAAGGATGTTTCCTTAAGGTCACATCACCAGTCCTTATGTTGTATCACTGGTAACCACTGCTGAACATCTCCTACAATTAAAATTCCATCTTATAGAAACACTGTTTAACAGTGTGCTTAATTGCTTAGGCCAGACAAACCTTGGAACTTGGTACTAGTCTTCCAGTATGACTgtctttctgtctcctcccttctGCCTCTTTTAATCCCCACGACCCCCACCCAACAGGAATCTCAGTCATTTCTGAACAGAATGTCGAGTCAGTGTCTCAGGGAAGGAGAACAGGGAGGCCATCTGGCCCACCCAGCCCACCAAAGCTTGGCTTTCTTACTTCCCGTTTGGTTTTAAACCGAAGCCTGGTACAGAAGGCAGTTGCAAGAATTCAAGTTACTTTGTATTAGTAGCCATGACCAAATTCTGTTTGTCAAAACCTCCACCTTTTCACTGGGTGTGTCCTTTTTTATTGAACCAACAAGCTGCTTTTTGGCTGTCTGAGGTCTAGGAGTCCATGCATGACTGGTTTACTTCCAACATAATCGtatttgatttctgtttcatttcagaAACCAGAGTTCAAAGTTGTCGCCCTCAATTTGAAAATCTATTATGAGCTTGTCATGATCTTATCTCCCACTTCTCTCATTTGCGTCCCTGTCACTCTGATTTTCCTCCAACCTtgtcacatttttctctttttttctcaatttGCCCTTTCTTGGATATCCATCCACAGGTATGACTTTCGGGCTGAGACAGTTAGGTGGGTTCACGTCCCCACTGATTGATTAGTTTTGCTTTGAATGGGAGCATGCTTTCTTCTACAGCTCCATGCGTTTCTTTCTTCACAAAAAACCTGGCTTAAGTCTTTGCTCATTCAGGGATAAGCAAATGGTCTCTGGAAATGGTTGCTTTGAAAAAGGTCCTGAAAGACAGCTCCAGGCCCTCTCTATTTACAAACCCAGCCTTCTTCATTCAGTGTACTCATCTTCCTGGGGTCTGCTGTCTTGCCTGCTCCTGTATTGGTCCCCACCATCTAGAAATGAATCAAACACAATCCCTTCCCTGAGCAAGCTCACTGCAATAATGAATGCCTGGGGTGTGCCAGAAGCTCTACAAGACACTTTCAAATGTTACCTCTAGTCTTCACCAAAGAGGGAGCTTTATCCTTACTTACAGTGGAGGACACTGAAGCTGAGAGGGGTTAAATAACATGGCTAAGGTCACACATCACTGCAGTGGGTGGCAGGCAGGGTGGGGACAGGACAGAAGAACAAGCAAGTTCTTGGCTTGAGGAGTCATCCCTTTCCTAAGATAGCAGGAAGGGTCAGAAACCCCATTCCTGACCCCCGCCGGTAGCCTCTCTCCAGCAGATGCTAATCCCACAGCCCATTCTGAATTAACGCTGGGACTACATCAGGCCTCAGAGCTGATGCAAGCATCCTAGGAAGCCCAGGCATGGATGTGCAGCACATGAGGGTTTGCTGCCATCTCTAAAGGAGACCAGTGGTCCTGGTTCAAGGACCAGGTTATAACTGGGGAATAGTGTGGGCTCTTGAAATGCATGCATAGATGGATCAGGACTCCGAGAGAGGTGGCTCTGCCCTGTGAGGCTCACCACGTGCCTCCTGGGGTTGAGTTACTCTCTCAAGAGATGTCTCATCACAGATTTTGTGTCTGCAGATaaggaaaaggggaaggaaaagcTGGAGGAAGACGAGGCTGCAGCAGCCAGCACCATGGCCGTCTCAGCCTCCCTCATGCCACCCATCTGGGACAAAACCATCCCGTACGATGGCGAGTCTTTCCACCTGGAGTACATGGACCTGGATGAGTTCCTGCTGGAGAATGGCATCCCCGCCAGCCCCACCCACCTGGTGCAGAACCTGCTGCTGCCGGTGGCTGAGCTAGAAGGGAAGGAGTCAGCCAGCTCCTCCACGGCGTCCCCACCATCCTCCTCCACCGCCGTCTTTCAGCCCTCGGAAACCGTGTCCAGCACAGGTTGGTGATGAGCCTTCGGGCAGGGCCACCTGCCTCATCCAAGGAGATCCACTTCCCAGGGGGCTGCGTGGTCCCATTGGACCAACCGTGAGCAGAAGCCCTCTGTTCCCCCACCCTTCAGCACAGTCCCCCATGGCTGGAGATAAAAATAGCCATCCCCTCAGCGGCAGCCAGAGCCTTCCTGTCTTTGGTTGCTGCAGATGGTCAGCCCAGTGGAGTGAGCAGTCCCAGTCGGAGGCTTCTCAGGTTAGCAGTGCCATCCTGCCTCTCCGCAGTACTGCTCTCTGCTGCTGTGTGCACTTTGCCTCAGATTCTTAGGAAGCTCAGGCAATAATAATgacaacagcaaacatttatttaacatttattctgtgccaggcactaacACATAATCCTCACAAAACCTCCTTATGAGACTGATGCTTTTATCcccatcttattttatttatttagctgcactgggtcttggttgcggcacgtgaactcttaattgcagcatgtgggatctagttccttgaccagggatcaaatccatgcattggcagtgtagagtcttagccactggaccaccagggaagtcccctgttatcctcattttataggtgaggagacTCAGACATTAGGTCACTTGGCCAGGGTAACACAGCTGATGGGAAGTGGAGGCAGCACTTGAACCCAGGATGTCTGACTTTTTAGGAAGGCATTGCCACTGCCAGGACCAATACCATCTTTGGGATTCCTGCTTCATCCTcttgtcctttttctgttttacctCCAGTTGGTTGGTTTTCATGCCCCTGGGTCATGAACCCATCAGAGCGGACATGGTCCCTGTTTCAGGGGCTCTGCGAAGCTTTCCACAGGCTCAGTTCAAGGCGTATAGGCTGATGTCTCCTAGGAAAGACCCCAGGAGCTGGTGTGGAACCCAGGAAACCTGCACCCAAGGAATTCTCatgctctatttttttctttttataatggaaaaatgttcaaatatgaaaatgaagGGCTGCTATAATGAACCTCCAGTAACCATCACTCAGCTTCTGTAGTAATTAGCTCATAACCAGTCTTGTTTTCTATAACCTCCTTCATTCCCCTAACTCTGATTATTTTCAATCAAATGTATATGTAAAGTATAAGGATTTTTTTAAGAACAGAAATACCAGTTTTACATCTGAAATTGACAGTAAATCCACCAGCACTTAAATTTCCAAAAAGTTGTCTCATTAATGTTACTGTTTTACAGTTTGCTTGAATCAGGAGCCAAACGAGACCCACACATTTCAGTTAGTTACGTGTCTTAAATCTCttgtagtctgtggggtctcctttcctttttatttctctgcGGTTTGTTTGTTGAGAAAGCCGAATTGTTTGTCCTGTAGAGTTTCACACATGCTGGATTTTCTGGTTATATCCCTCTACTGCGTTTTaacatgctcctctgtcccttgttTCTTTGCTataaaccattcagcttcagagGCTTCAGCTGATTCCAGCCGAATTCTTGTTTGAAGGCAGCTCATTTTTGTGCTGGTCAGGTTGTCCTGAAAGGCTGGTTCCATGTGTGGGTAGGGGACAGAGCTGGAAATGAGCCCTCTTACACCTGAGGCCACCTAGGTGGAATTTCCCTCTGATTTTTAGGTGCCCATATCATAAGTGTACTGCTCGATGAATCTTCAGAGTGAGCCCACCCATGTAACTACCACCCAATCAGAGCAGAGAACACTGTCGGTATTCTGGAAGTTCCTCCTGACCCTACTTAGTCCTCACTCCCCAGAGGTAATCACCATCCTCATTTCCATCACCAGagattcattttgtttatagatGAACGTTCTGTAAATGGAACTGTATATTtcgttctcttcttttttaagtaattataaattaattaaatttacatGTTCATGTTTATAGCTTCCTATAGCTAGCTTTATAGTAACATATAAATCATGTGGGCATCAGTGACTAAAAATAGATTTATAGAACATATTTATGGACTACTCCTGTGGCAGAAAAACCGTGATACAAATAAAGTAAGATTTATACTGAAGAGTTATACATGTGGTAGAAATGAAACAGTTCATTTTTCAGTTCCTCTGTAGAAAGGACATAAGTAGTATCTATTCTTTTGTGACTAGCTTCTTTCCTCAACTCCGTTTGTGAAAATCATCCATGTTATTGCCTGTAGCAGAGCTGTGTTCACTTTTTGTTGCTGAATGGTATTCCATGTTTTATTTTGCCTCACTAtgcggcatttgggatcttagttcccacaccagggatcaaacgtgtgccccctgcagtggaagcacagtcttaacctctggacagccaaggaagtccctccaaaTTGTATTGCATGACCACACCACAGTTTTTACCTACTCTTTAGTGGATGGACACAAGAGATGTTTCCAGGTCGGGGTTATGTCTAATAGCACTGCCATGAACATTTGTGTGTGAGTCTTGttttttataattcttattttGTGAGTCTTTGTATGCATTTTCTGTTGGGCATTTTCCGAGGAGTAGAGCAGCTGAGTCATCGGATACCCAGGGTTCGATGGGAAGGATTCTGACTTGCACCTAGATTCACTCTAGATTGTTTCAGGACCACCTGCCTCTCTGTCTTTCAGAATACTCCCTGGAAGGGAAGCTGAGTTGCACCCAGTCAGCTTTTTGTAGATGTTGCCAAATAGGATACAAAGTGGCTGTTGCCATTTATACTGCCACCAGCAGTACAGGGGAGGTCTAGTTGCCAGGCTTCGGTACCTCGCTGTTGGTTGTTTATTCCTATAGTTACCATGTTGGTCCCTGGCGTTCACTCCTCTGACACTCAGCCCTGTTTGTAATTAACCTGTCTGATAGGATACAAGTAGTTTATATGCACGATCCAGTTAAAACCTATGTCTGATTATGTCACACCTCTGCTCAGAACCCTCCAGTGACTTCTTTCACCTCAGGGGAGAGTCAGAATCAGTGGCACTGTTGACGTCCAGGCCAGATAGCTTTTGCTGGGGTTGGGGAAGGGCTGTCCTTGCATTGCAGCGTGTTTAGCAGTATCCATGGCCTCTGCCCGCCAGATGCCAGTGGAACACACCCCTCCACCCTAACAGGGTCATGTGTCCCCTGCAGAACAAGCTTGTTCCcgactgagaaccactgctttactGGGATTAAAGGTCCTACGCTTTCTGTCCCCGTCCTGTTACTCCTCCCTCTTAGTCACCCCAGCCACAATGGCCTCTGCTCTTCTCAAGCCTCCCAGTACTTGCCTGTGCGCAGACCATGCACTTGCTATTCACTCTTTCTGAAATGTTCTCCCAGACACTCACATGGCATCCAACACTCCTGTATGGATGTTTGTAATTTATCTAATGTGACGTCATCCTTTCCCATAGGATAACATTCCATGAAGGcaaggatttttgttttgttcactgctttgTATTTGCCAGGACAGTCCTTGGCATATAGTAGATGTTTAATAACATATCTATTGGCTGAATAATTATTTTGTGTCATCTTATAAATAGCATTGAGCAAGTAGGCCAAaagtatagatttttaaaaaataacttatccCTAATAACACGTAAGATTTGAATAGGGTTTtgctttttgggtttttttttggccagacttaaattttagtttatttaccATGCATGTGACTGTGGGAAAACCTTGTCATTTCTccaagccttggtttcctcatctataaagtaagGTTAACAGCCATCTCCCTTTCAGAGTTGTCAAGAGACTGAAAGAGCACAGCCACTGATTCGTCTCAAGGGATTCAGAAATGGAAGCCATTTCAGTATTCAGTCTGTGTCCCTAAACCATTATAGTTCCTGGTGAGATTCAGCTGTTTCTCATTACTTGAGAACTTGAAACCACAGGAAGTTAAGGGGgtataatgatttaatatttcgCTTAACATTTCTAGGGGGGAAAAACAATTGGAAAATCTTGTCTTTTTCGAAGGCCCCTGTTTCCTTTTGACTTTTTGTTCCTAAAGGGAAGAATTCTTCCCGTGTTTGTGTTGTTGAATTGAATCACATATGCCAGTCTGGCTTTGGGGGCCAGTGCTCTTAGAGTATTTCTTCCTTCCAAGCAGCAGTAGCTTCTGTGACCTTGAGAGTCAAGTAGGTGTCTGGGTATGTGACGTGAGCCTTGGCTGTTCAGTGAGTCTAGGCTTTTTCAGGACCACCTGCCTCTCTGTCTTTCAGAATCCTCCctggaaaaggagagggagaccCCCAGTCCCATCGACCCCAACTGCGTGGAGGTAGATGTGAACTTCAATCCTGACCCTGCCGACCTGGTCCTGTCCAGCGTGCCCGGCGGGGAGCTCTTCAACCCTCGGAAGCACAAGTTTGCCGAGGAGGACCTGAAGCCCCAGCCCATGATCAAAAAGGCCAAGAAGGTCTTTGTCCCTGATGAGCAGAAGGTAACTTGGTACATCTGCAGTAGTGAAGGTGCAGCATGGGCTCAGGGGTCAGGGGCTTTCCCCAATTTCCATTCAGTTTCCCCGGGAGGACCCACCCTCCTTGGGGACACATCGAGAAAGGCGTGCATTCAGAGCTTTGGGCCACATCCTGCACCAGTTGAGAGAAAGGCATTTGGGTGGCGTTTGGCCCCAGCTTGACTCCCTGCAacatctctttccattctggttgcCGGCTATGCCCGTGCTCCCACTTCCCTGGCTTCAGCCCAGCCCTTGGGCAAGAGCTCAGTCGGCCACAGAAACCGGGACTGAACAAGCCCTCACTTTGAAGGACAAAAGATAGCTGTACAATGCCATGCCAGGGATGATCCAGCAGCCTTCAAGCTGATGGTTTTATAGGAGCTGGGAtgggagttgttgttcagtcactaagtcgtgtccgactcttcgcgaccccatggactgcagtaccccaggcttccctgtccttcaccaactcccggtgcttgctcaaactcgggtccattgagtcgatgatgcgatccaaccatctcatgctctgttgtcccttctcctcttgccctcgacctttcccatcatcagggtcttttccattgagtcggctctttgcaacgGGACTGGGAAGAGAGGAGGATTTTGTAGTTTTTTCCCTTCCCCACTGTGAAAAACTCAGAAAAGGGACTTTTCACCTAAGCTTTAGAGTCAGGCAGACCTCaggttcctcacctgtaaaatgggaataaccatacctgcctcttgagaggtTTCTGAGGCTTTtacaataataacaatgaaaatggaaaaccTTTATGGGGTCCTTACTATAAGCCAGGCATTGATATAAGCACCTTGTACATACTAACTCTTCTAATTCTCAGCCAACTCTGTGAGATAGTTAACTGTAATTACCCCCCATTGTAAAGAAGTGGTGGGGAGACATCGTGAGGTTAAGGAACTTGCTCGGTTCCACTGCTAGAGAGTGGCAGAGCCAAGATGTGAACTCTGGGAACTGGAGCCAGGGTGCAGACCCTCAGCCAAGCCTGAGGGAGGCAGGAGTACAGACAGCGCTGTGTATCGGAGCAGAGAGAGACCACTGGTGAGAGGAAGGCCCGTCCTTCCACCGGTGGTCCcacttggactctgtgggatcTGTGGGTAACGCTCCCTGGGTGTAAGGGCTGGGCCCCTGGGAGTCCCCAGGTCCCAGCTGCACCATGTGGGTTAAAAGAGGAATCAGTGTAGGTGGGGTGGAGTGCTGgccagaggggagggatgggttCTCTCTCGGGAAAGAGGAGAGACCCACCAAAGACCCTTCCCCACAGGACGAGAAGTACTGGACGAGGCGCAAGAAGAACAATGTGGCGGCTAAGCGGTCCCGGGACGCCCGGCGCCTGAAGGAGAATCAGATCACCATCCGGGCggccttcctggagaaggagaacaCGGCCCTGCGGACGGAGGTGGCCGAGCTGCGCAAGGAGGTGGGCAAGTGCAAGACCATCGTGTCCAAGTATGAGACCAAGTACGGGCCCTTGTAACACGCGCCCCCGCCGGGGCGCTGCCTCACTTCAGACCTCTGCCTGGGGCCCCTGAAACCCACCCCCGCGTGGAGACTTATGACTCGTCGTGGGTGCATGGCGGCGCACCTGCCCCGGAGCCTTCACGTTCAAGCTTCATTATCACACACGACCAGTGCGGCGACTTCCCTGGGGGCCGGCCTCCTCCCTGGCGGGACTTGAGAGCATCTGTGAGGCGGTGAATCAGCCTTCGTCTCTGTCCTTGGCTGTTGCAGCTGGCCCAGAAGGGGACCTCGGAGCACGGGCTCTCCTCTCCCAGGGGGCCAGGCTCCCGTGACTCTCCCTCTCCATCCTGGGCCGGACCAGGCCTGTATCTGCAGAGTGAGTGGTGATGGCTGTCGCCCTCACATCTTCTCAGGTAGCTGGGCGTGTTTCCAGGAAGGGCAGGTCTGTCATCCTCCCCAGAAAGTCTTAGAGAGAGAAGCCTCTGTTCCCATCTTCCTCAGAGGTAGAAAGACATGCCAGCTCCTCTGTAGCGCCCGTGTGGGCACCAGGCCATGGGGGCGTGGTCTCTACACAGCGGGGGATGACCTTTGCATCTGGGCCTACAGCAGAAGGTCACCCAGCCGTTCCTGGTTCCCTCACCCCTTTTCTCTGTGGCTCgaggcctgggaggaggaggCCCTGGTGAAGGGCTCCCTGTGTGTTCCATCCACTGCTGGGAGAGACTCCCAGGGTGGTGGTCTCTGCACCCTGGTCACCGTGCTCATCTACTCTTCTCCGGAGCACTCGTGGAGGCTGCCTGAGTCTCCTTTGTCCCACCAGACTGGGCCTCTGGGCCTGCTGTTTTTCTTCACCCAGTGACCAAGCTCAGATCTTGGATTTTAACAGAAAAGTCCCCTCATCTGGGAAGCTTAACTTCCTGGAGCGGGGACACACCTTCTGCATGGTGTTCAGATAACTGGCCTCCAcggccccctcccaccctcccccaacaCCGCGGGTGGAGAGCCGGGCATGTTTCTCTAGAAGCTCCCGTTCTTTCTTGCTCTGCTTTCTCATGCGGGCCATGCCTGAGCCCGCTCTCCCGTAAAAGCAGAAGAGGGCTTCCCGGTTCTCACTTCAGGATCCACCCATGTGTGAGCAGCCTAGAGGGCATCCCTGGGCAGGGCCCCGATCACCGGGTCCCACCCAGCTCATACGGAAGAACAGGCTCCTGGGACTTGGACATAGGCTAGAAACCCCTCCATCCGGGTCCTAGGAGACGGCCAGCTGTGCAGGCCTGGCCAAGACGTGGGTGGAGGGGCCCACCTCGCAGCTGCTCCTTCCTCTCATGTCCGGCCGGACTCATCCTTCGGTTCTGCCCGGAAGACTCGTTACGGACATCCGCGGAACCCTCTGCTCGCTGTGGTCAGCTGGGCACCTGGAGATGGGTGTATTTATTTGCTCAGGGCGGGCAGCCTGTGGTAAGGAGGGGTCAGAGGTGACAGGCACACTTTTGTCACGTTCACCACTGGTTTTATTTAAAGTGGTGGCTCCGAGTCCTGGGCCTTGACCCCTAAAGACTTTTTATAACAGATGTTAAGAGCAGGGGAAGCCATCCACTGGCCATGG encodes:
- the TEF gene encoding thyrotroph embryonic factor isoform X2, which codes for MSSCDRIGVAPAMDMPEVLKSLLEHSLPWPEKRTDKEKGKEKLEEDEAAAASTMAVSASLMPPIWDKTIPYDGESFHLEYMDLDEFLLENGIPASPTHLVQNLLLPVAELEGKESASSSTASPPSSSTAVFQPSETVSSTESSLEKERETPSPIDPNCVEVDVNFNPDPADLVLSSVPGGELFNPRKHKFAEEDLKPQPMIKKAKKVFVPDEQKDEKYWTRRKKNNVAAKRSRDARRLKENQITIRAAFLEKENTALRTEVAELRKEVGKCKTIVSKYETKYGPL
- the TEF gene encoding thyrotroph embryonic factor isoform X1 — its product is MSSCDRIGVAPAMDMPEVLKSLLEHSLPWPEKRTDFVSADKEKGKEKLEEDEAAAASTMAVSASLMPPIWDKTIPYDGESFHLEYMDLDEFLLENGIPASPTHLVQNLLLPVAELEGKESASSSTASPPSSSTAVFQPSETVSSTESSLEKERETPSPIDPNCVEVDVNFNPDPADLVLSSVPGGELFNPRKHKFAEEDLKPQPMIKKAKKVFVPDEQKDEKYWTRRKKNNVAAKRSRDARRLKENQITIRAAFLEKENTALRTEVAELRKEVGKCKTIVSKYETKYGPL
- the TEF gene encoding thyrotroph embryonic factor, with translation MSDAGGGKKPPVEPQAGPGPGPGRAAGERGLPGSFPLVLKKLMENPPRETRLDKEKGKEKLEEDEAAAASTMAVSASLMPPIWDKTIPYDGESFHLEYMDLDEFLLENGIPASPTHLVQNLLLPVAELEGKESASSSTASPPSSSTAVFQPSETVSSTESSLEKERETPSPIDPNCVEVDVNFNPDPADLVLSSVPGGELFNPRKHKFAEEDLKPQPMIKKAKKVFVPDEQKDEKYWTRRKKNNVAAKRSRDARRLKENQITIRAAFLEKENTALRTEVAELRKEVGKCKTIVSKYETKYGPL